The following are encoded in a window of Jeotgalibacillus aurantiacus genomic DNA:
- a CDS encoding NUDIX hydrolase, whose product MNERELTERLVAHEPFILGEEAVRNYSILLPFVEKNGELHLLFEVRSLTMRRQPGEICFPGGRIDQDDDSAKEAAVREAEEELGISRNSIKRVHSFGKLVSPFGMTISTYVGFLDDDHELKPNPAEVEEVFTVPLSFFIETPPDEHTINVEVKPEENFPFDLIANGREYKWQTRQYKEYFYHYEGRVIWGLTARVLREFIEKMMR is encoded by the coding sequence ATGAATGAACGGGAATTAACGGAGCGCCTTGTTGCGCATGAACCATTTATTTTAGGAGAGGAGGCAGTTCGTAATTATTCGATTCTGCTTCCTTTCGTGGAGAAAAACGGGGAATTGCATCTGCTGTTTGAGGTGCGCTCTCTGACCATGAGACGTCAGCCTGGGGAAATCTGTTTTCCGGGAGGACGGATCGATCAGGATGATGACAGTGCAAAGGAGGCGGCGGTAAGGGAAGCAGAAGAAGAACTCGGCATCAGCCGAAACTCGATTAAGCGCGTCCATTCCTTCGGTAAACTGGTATCACCATTCGGGATGACGATCAGCACGTATGTAGGGTTTTTAGATGATGATCATGAGCTCAAGCCGAACCCTGCAGAGGTGGAGGAAGTGTTTACCGTACCGCTGTCCTTTTTTATAGAGACACCACCGGATGAGCATACGATTAATGTTGAGGTAAAGCCGGAAGAGAATTTTCCTTTCGATCTGATTGCCAACGGGCGCGAGTATAAGTGGCAAACACGGCAGTATAAAGAATACTTTTACCATTATGAAGGCCGTGTGATCTGGGGATTGACTGCGCGGGTGCTGAGGGAGTTTATTGAGAAGATGATGAGGTGA
- a CDS encoding flavodoxin domain-containing protein, which translates to MALMSSERITIVYASSTGNTEALVEMMKEELSAAFQSITVLASENFSQAALSVTDVLIVATYSWGNGEIPRRMENVYCLIEEHASEGLMTVAAGTGDRHYPRYCGAVDQFRDMLFDKTTLVATLKVELLPQRSDRKKCKQLNQLLRQRVKNIPCSSEA; encoded by the coding sequence ATGGCTTTGATGAGCTCTGAACGGATCACAATCGTCTATGCATCTTCTACAGGAAATACAGAAGCGCTCGTTGAGATGATGAAAGAGGAGTTAAGTGCAGCGTTTCAAAGCATCACGGTGCTTGCTTCAGAGAACTTTTCACAAGCTGCACTTTCTGTGACGGATGTGCTCATCGTTGCAACGTATTCCTGGGGAAATGGGGAGATTCCGAGAAGAATGGAGAACGTTTATTGCTTGATCGAAGAACATGCTTCCGAGGGGCTCATGACCGTGGCAGCAGGCACAGGAGACCGTCATTACCCACGCTATTGCGGAGCCGTGGATCAGTTTAGAGATATGCTGTTTGACAAAACCACACTGGTCGCAACATTAAAAGTAGAGCTTTTACCTCAAAGATCAGACCGCAAAAAATGCAAGCAGCTCAATCAACTTCTGCGTCAGCGCGTAAAAAACATTCCGTGTTCTTCTGAGGCGTAA
- a CDS encoding ribonucleotide-diphosphate reductase subunit beta — protein sequence MAITAPLQKSKLLNPDAPSRATKLINGEASGLLNWNDIAYPQMYELYQTLLANFWKAQEINMQDDIKQWDSLSGIEQDVFLRINTQLASLDSLQTPAMTGVMDYVTDPSFKAILAVVAQQEAVHNESYSYLLSSLVSTDEQIRRFEQAKKDPIVQKRNQLILDAYEQFRSNPTPETLFHLGVHSIALEGIYFYAGFAFFYHLARQQKMLKTSTMISYIQRDEMQHAYFMGQFLRILLKEEPELNQVDQLEKVYDTLHQAAELEIEWAGYILKDIPEIDQQEFSDYVKYLTNKRLRQIGLKNLYPENDNPMPWIRVFDDQMMNETKSDFFEQKSRTYTKVSQSNGFDEL from the coding sequence ATGGCCATCACTGCACCCTTACAAAAATCAAAGCTGTTAAATCCGGATGCCCCGAGCCGTGCGACAAAGCTCATTAACGGGGAGGCGTCCGGTTTATTAAACTGGAATGATATCGCGTATCCACAAATGTATGAGCTGTATCAGACACTGCTTGCGAACTTCTGGAAGGCACAGGAGATCAACATGCAGGATGATATTAAGCAGTGGGACAGCCTGAGCGGAATTGAGCAGGATGTCTTCCTCCGGATCAATACACAGCTCGCTTCACTCGATAGTCTGCAGACCCCTGCGATGACAGGTGTGATGGATTATGTAACAGACCCGAGCTTTAAGGCGATTCTTGCTGTCGTAGCACAACAGGAAGCTGTTCATAATGAATCGTATTCGTATCTGCTGAGCTCACTCGTATCAACAGACGAGCAAATCAGACGATTCGAACAGGCGAAAAAGGATCCGATTGTTCAAAAGAGAAATCAGCTGATTCTTGATGCCTATGAGCAATTCAGAAGCAACCCGACGCCCGAAACACTGTTTCATCTCGGTGTTCATTCGATTGCGCTTGAAGGCATCTACTTTTATGCAGGCTTTGCGTTTTTCTATCACCTTGCCCGCCAGCAGAAGATGCTGAAAACGAGTACAATGATCAGCTATATTCAGCGCGATGAAATGCAGCACGCCTACTTCATGGGGCAGTTTCTCCGCATTTTACTCAAGGAAGAGCCGGAATTAAATCAGGTGGATCAGCTCGAAAAGGTGTACGATACGCTTCATCAGGCAGCTGAGCTTGAGATTGAGTGGGCGGGCTACATTTTAAAGGACATTCCTGAAATTGATCAGCAGGAGTTCAGTGATTATGTAAAGTATTTAACGAATAAGCGCCTGCGCCAGATCGGTTTGAAAAATCTTTATCCGGAAAACGATAATCCAATGCCGTGGATCCGTGTATTTGACGATCAGATGATGAACGAGACGAAATCCGATTTCTTCGAACAAAAGTCAAGGACGTATACAAAGGTGTCCCAGTCCAATGGCTTTGATGAGCTCTGA
- a CDS encoding ribonucleoside-diphosphate reductase subunit alpha, whose protein sequence is MTSTVTEMEHDIRSLAGEHAGQLLEALKRFSQPSLDEAIGEALNRITMDEPGWTYTAAKLFSLKLYAQAAQSRGYDASERYGDFYGLISHLTTLGIYDKNLMHTYSKEEIDTLGSLITPENDQLFSYIGLFLLADRYLAKDYEGRVFELPQERFLIIAMTLMQKEPVHKRLDLIREAYWAMSNLYMTVATPTLSNAGKSYGQLSSCFIDTVDDSLDGIYLNNWDSARLSKDGGGLGVYFGKVRALGSDIKRFKGNSSGIVPWIRLLNDTAVSVDQLGQRQGAVAVYLDVFHKDLMSFLELKTNNGDERRKAHDLFTGVCIPDLFMEKLLEKDEAGRSVGEWHLFCPHQVKQVMGWRDENGQPLGLEDFYDEADHRYFKEKYEEAVQHPLLPRKTVRAMDLMAKIMIAQLETGTPYLFYRDEVNRQNPNKHVNGIGRTSIYCSNLCTEIAQNMSPTTITKEFTDEEGNIVIVRKPGDFVVCNLSSVNLPRAVEADVLERLIPIQLRMLDNVIDLNTISVKQATQTNKKYRAVGLGTFGWHHLLAKKGIYWESDAAVVYADKLYEEIAYLTIRASADLAEEKGAYHAFKGSEWETGAYFERRGYQSERWRALREKSAKGLRNGWMMAVAPNSSTAKIGGSTDGIDPLYAVEYAEEKKNFKFTVTAPDLNHKTYEYYRKARHHLNQHDSIRQNAARQRHVDQGISFNIYVRHDIKAKELLDLHIDAWKSKLKTTYYVRSTSQTEIEACEVCES, encoded by the coding sequence ATGACAAGTACCGTAACAGAAATGGAGCACGACATCAGGAGCCTGGCAGGAGAGCATGCAGGTCAACTGCTGGAAGCATTAAAGCGATTTAGCCAACCTTCACTTGATGAGGCAATAGGAGAAGCATTAAACAGAATCACCATGGATGAGCCGGGATGGACTTACACAGCTGCAAAGCTATTTTCTTTAAAGCTTTATGCACAGGCTGCACAATCAAGAGGATATGACGCGTCGGAACGTTATGGAGATTTTTATGGCTTAATCTCTCATTTAACGACGCTTGGCATTTACGACAAAAACCTCATGCATACTTATTCTAAAGAGGAAATTGATACGCTTGGCAGCCTGATTACACCTGAAAACGATCAGCTTTTTTCCTATATCGGATTGTTTTTATTAGCTGACCGCTATTTAGCAAAAGACTATGAGGGAAGGGTATTTGAACTTCCGCAGGAACGCTTTTTGATTATTGCGATGACGCTGATGCAGAAGGAACCTGTACATAAACGCCTCGATTTGATCCGTGAGGCATACTGGGCGATGTCGAATCTTTATATGACGGTGGCGACACCCACTTTATCAAATGCCGGTAAAAGCTACGGCCAGCTGTCATCTTGTTTTATTGATACAGTAGATGATTCGCTGGACGGCATTTATCTGAATAACTGGGATTCCGCACGTTTAAGTAAGGATGGCGGGGGACTGGGTGTTTATTTTGGAAAGGTGAGGGCGCTCGGCTCCGATATTAAACGGTTTAAAGGTAATTCTTCAGGGATTGTGCCGTGGATCCGCCTGTTAAATGATACGGCGGTCAGTGTCGATCAGCTTGGACAGCGTCAGGGCGCGGTGGCCGTTTATCTCGATGTGTTCCATAAAGACTTGATGAGCTTTCTTGAACTGAAGACAAACAATGGTGATGAGCGGCGTAAAGCTCATGATTTGTTTACAGGTGTCTGCATTCCGGATCTGTTTATGGAAAAGCTGCTCGAAAAGGATGAAGCGGGACGCAGTGTTGGTGAATGGCACCTGTTCTGTCCCCATCAGGTAAAGCAGGTGATGGGATGGAGGGACGAAAATGGACAGCCGCTTGGCCTGGAGGATTTTTATGATGAAGCAGACCACCGCTATTTTAAAGAAAAATATGAAGAGGCTGTACAGCATCCACTTCTTCCGAGAAAAACAGTCCGCGCGATGGATCTGATGGCAAAAATCATGATTGCCCAGCTGGAAACCGGAACGCCCTATTTGTTTTACAGAGATGAAGTGAATCGCCAGAATCCGAATAAGCACGTAAATGGCATTGGCAGGACATCGATTTACTGCAGCAATCTCTGCACAGAAATCGCACAGAATATGTCGCCAACCACAATTACAAAAGAATTTACAGACGAGGAAGGCAACATCGTGATTGTGAGAAAGCCGGGTGACTTTGTTGTATGCAACCTGTCATCTGTCAATCTGCCGCGTGCTGTAGAGGCGGATGTTCTTGAAAGGCTCATTCCGATCCAGCTGCGTATGCTTGATAATGTCATTGATCTGAACACGATTTCAGTTAAGCAGGCTACTCAGACGAACAAAAAATACCGCGCAGTCGGTCTGGGCACGTTCGGCTGGCATCACCTGCTGGCGAAAAAGGGGATTTACTGGGAGTCTGATGCGGCTGTAGTATACGCTGACAAACTTTACGAAGAGATCGCCTATTTAACGATCCGTGCATCAGCTGATTTGGCGGAAGAAAAAGGAGCTTATCATGCGTTTAAAGGTTCTGAATGGGAGACAGGCGCGTATTTCGAGCGTAGAGGTTATCAAAGTGAGCGCTGGAGAGCACTTCGTGAAAAATCGGCCAAAGGTCTACGGAACGGCTGGATGATGGCGGTCGCACCGAATTCCTCTACGGCTAAAATCGGTGGCTCGACGGACGGGATTGACCCGCTTTACGCTGTTGAATATGCAGAGGAAAAGAAGAACTTTAAATTCACCGTTACCGCACCGGACCTGAATCACAAAACGTATGAGTATTACAGAAAAGCCCGTCATCACCTGAATCAGCATGACAGCATCCGTCAAAATGCAGCGAGACAGCGTCATGTCGATCAGGGTATCAGCTTTAATATATACGTTCGTCATGACATCAAAGCCAAAGAGCTGCTGGATCTTCATATTGACGCATGGAAGAGTAAATTGAAAACAACCTATTATGTCCGAAGTACATCACAGACAGAAATCGAAGCCTGCGAGGTTTGCGAAAGCTAA
- a CDS encoding GNAT family N-acetyltransferase: protein MLIDNELVLRRVEEHDLPVIWEGAFSSDTPEWKRWDAPYFPHHRKTYEEFLKKKEQYVNAPDVMVIEINGDVYGTVTYYWEHEPSKWLEMGITFYREVHWGKGYGTRALRLWIGHLFDTLPLVRVGYTTWSGNHRMIRVGEKLGMQMEARIRKVRFHDGQYFDSIRMGMLREEWIR from the coding sequence ATGTTAATAGATAACGAACTTGTATTAAGACGTGTTGAGGAGCATGATTTACCTGTCATTTGGGAGGGTGCTTTCTCAAGCGATACGCCTGAATGGAAACGCTGGGATGCACCGTATTTTCCGCATCACAGGAAAACTTATGAGGAATTTTTAAAGAAAAAGGAACAATACGTGAATGCCCCGGATGTTATGGTGATTGAGATTAATGGGGACGTGTACGGAACTGTCACTTACTACTGGGAGCATGAGCCGTCAAAGTGGCTTGAGATGGGGATCACCTTTTACCGGGAAGTGCATTGGGGCAAAGGCTATGGCACGCGCGCATTGCGCCTTTGGATCGGTCACCTGTTTGACACGCTGCCACTCGTCCGTGTCGGCTACACAACCTGGTCCGGCAACCACCGGATGATCCGCGTCGGTGAAAAGCTTGGCATGCAAATGGAAGCACGTATTAGAAAAGTGCGTTTTCATGACGGTCAGTATTTCGATTCGATCCGCATGGGGATGCTGCGCGAGGAATGGATCAGGTAA
- a CDS encoding alpha/beta fold hydrolase, translated as MDKQIKQNRIFLIHGFNKGASDMYPLERSLASFGYDCLTLNYPLRFHPFEDAASHLKQMLNRVPDREQVFLVGHSTGGLVIRDVLSDPGYAAKVMRAVLIATPSQGSQLARHAHRVQPFTRIYKTIASITPEFVGTYAFKPADVEMGSIAGDRSNLFLGKMIRERNDGRVEMSSVYDRGLKDFLILPYGHKDIHHRRETAEFVHRFLQTGMFDG; from the coding sequence ATGGACAAACAGATTAAACAAAATCGTATTTTTCTGATCCACGGCTTTAATAAAGGGGCATCTGATATGTATCCATTGGAGCGTTCCCTTGCATCATTCGGCTATGACTGTCTGACATTGAACTACCCGCTCCGCTTTCATCCGTTTGAAGATGCGGCATCACACCTTAAGCAAATGCTTAATCGAGTACCTGATAGAGAGCAGGTCTTTTTAGTCGGGCACAGTACAGGCGGGCTTGTCATCAGAGACGTGCTGTCTGACCCTGGTTATGCAGCCAAGGTTATGAGAGCAGTCCTGATCGCTACACCGAGCCAGGGAAGTCAGCTGGCCCGGCATGCCCATCGCGTGCAGCCTTTCACGAGGATTTACAAAACCATTGCTTCTATTACACCTGAATTCGTCGGAACTTATGCGTTTAAGCCGGCTGATGTTGAAATGGGGTCCATTGCAGGGGACAGGTCCAACCTTTTCCTCGGTAAAATGATTAGAGAGCGCAATGACGGCCGCGTCGAAATGAGTTCCGTCTATGATCGGGGGTTAAAGGATTTTTTGATTCTGCCATACGGACATAAGGACATTCATCACAGAAGAGAAACTGCGGAATTCGTTCACCGGTTTTTGCAGACCGGGATGTTTGATGGGTGA
- a CDS encoding VOC family protein: MPYSFKQIDHIQLAAPVDSEEAAREFFHGVLGLPEIEKPESLKANGGVWFACGKQQLHIGIEKDFSPARKAHPAFEMEHIQLLQAHLEEQGYPVISDDRLPGAIRFYVDDPFGNRLEFLEWENGR, from the coding sequence ATGCCTTACTCATTTAAGCAAATTGATCATATTCAGCTCGCTGCCCCTGTTGACTCCGAAGAAGCAGCGCGCGAGTTTTTCCACGGCGTACTCGGTTTGCCTGAGATCGAAAAGCCTGAAAGCTTAAAAGCTAACGGCGGTGTGTGGTTTGCATGCGGAAAACAACAGCTGCACATTGGTATTGAAAAGGATTTTTCACCCGCGCGAAAAGCACATCCTGCTTTTGAAATGGAACACATTCAACTTCTTCAGGCTCATTTAGAGGAACAAGGTTACCCTGTCATTTCAGATGACCGGCTTCCCGGAGCGATCCGCTTTTATGTAGATGACCCATTTGGAAACCGGCTTGAGTTTTTAGAATGGGAGAACGGCAGATGA
- a CDS encoding alpha/beta family hydrolase yields MRNVHTIKNSIGQNLDITEICLSDEPKGTALILPGAGYSIQAPLMHYATNLLVKEGYQVILADYAYNKEPYNSMSDEEYRSSVLKDGELIFEKVGQLRKDGSLLIVGKSIGTMMMAQESNFNRLSDVKAIWMTPLIHGELVRQALEETKWPSLSIIGDQDFCYSPEAAEAIERNPLVNNEVIAGTDHALQYEDDLLGSIDVLKQVMESLVRFLQQS; encoded by the coding sequence ATGAGAAACGTTCATACGATCAAAAATTCAATTGGACAAAACCTTGATATAACCGAAATCTGCCTGTCTGACGAACCAAAAGGAACAGCACTGATCCTCCCGGGTGCGGGCTATTCCATCCAGGCACCACTCATGCATTACGCTACTAACTTGCTGGTAAAAGAGGGCTATCAGGTGATTCTTGCAGATTACGCCTACAACAAAGAACCATACAATAGTATGTCAGATGAAGAATATCGTTCTTCCGTACTGAAGGATGGGGAGCTTATTTTTGAAAAGGTAGGACAATTGAGAAAAGACGGGTCGCTCCTGATTGTTGGGAAATCGATCGGAACGATGATGATGGCTCAGGAATCCAATTTCAATCGATTGAGTGATGTAAAAGCCATCTGGATGACGCCGCTTATTCATGGCGAGCTCGTCAGACAGGCCCTTGAAGAGACAAAATGGCCGAGTCTCTCGATCATCGGTGATCAGGATTTCTGTTATTCGCCTGAAGCAGCTGAAGCGATTGAACGAAATCCGCTAGTGAATAATGAGGTGATCGCAGGAACAGATCACGCGCTGCAGTATGAGGATGATTTGCTGGGATCTATTGACGTGCTAAAGCAGGTGATGGAAAGCCTGGTCAGATTTTTGCAGCAGTCATGA
- a CDS encoding LacI family DNA-binding transcriptional regulator, translated as MKVTIKDIAKLAGVSQATVSKILNNYHDVGQETRKRVLEIMAQEGYRPSQSRLLQDKKTNVVGVVFAGKVNADLTHPVFVEVLNEFKKTIGQLGYDLVLFSNEQFFEEKENYLARCQHFQVDGCLIIAGDQIESSVYELDMSPIPCVGVDIELNGPFSSYVMSDSNSIAAKVVEHLYLNGHRKIGYIGGTNGSLIADSRLSAFQKTLQYYGLPVKEDWIYEGDFFEDSGYKGMHEFLDLEDSPTAVFAVSDLMAIGAMKAVKEKGLSVPEDISIIGCDDILPARYVEPPLTTIRQDKEKMGKMAAHILLDLIKNRIESSTVAVEPELVVRWTTTKVD; from the coding sequence ATGAAAGTAACCATTAAAGATATTGCCAAATTAGCCGGTGTCTCTCAGGCAACGGTATCTAAAATTCTTAATAATTATCATGATGTTGGTCAGGAAACGAGGAAACGTGTCCTTGAAATTATGGCACAGGAAGGCTATCGTCCTTCCCAGTCCAGACTGCTTCAGGATAAAAAAACGAACGTGGTGGGCGTCGTCTTTGCCGGTAAGGTGAATGCGGACCTCACCCACCCCGTTTTTGTAGAAGTACTGAATGAATTCAAAAAAACCATTGGCCAGCTTGGCTACGATCTAGTCCTTTTTTCAAACGAACAGTTTTTTGAGGAAAAGGAGAATTATCTTGCACGCTGCCAGCATTTTCAGGTGGATGGGTGCCTGATCATTGCAGGTGACCAGATTGAATCCTCCGTATATGAGCTTGATATGAGCCCGATTCCTTGCGTAGGGGTTGATATCGAACTGAATGGACCTTTCTCAAGCTATGTCATGAGTGACAGCAACAGCATTGCAGCAAAAGTGGTTGAACACCTTTATTTAAACGGTCATCGGAAAATAGGCTACATCGGGGGAACAAACGGCTCCCTGATCGCTGATTCCAGATTGTCCGCTTTTCAAAAGACTCTTCAATATTACGGTCTTCCTGTTAAAGAAGACTGGATCTACGAAGGTGACTTCTTTGAAGACAGCGGTTACAAAGGAATGCACGAATTTCTTGATCTGGAAGACAGCCCAACAGCGGTCTTTGCGGTGTCAGACCTGATGGCTATCGGTGCGATGAAGGCTGTAAAAGAAAAAGGTCTGAGTGTACCTGAAGACATCTCCATTATCGGCTGTGATGATATCCTCCCTGCCCGTTATGTCGAACCCCCTTTGACAACGATCAGACAGGATAAAGAGAAGATGGGCAAAATGGCCGCCCATATTCTGCTCGATCTGATCAAAAACAGAATCGAGTCCAGCACAGTGGCCGTAGAACCAGAGCTCGTTGTAAGATGGACAACGACGAAAGTGGATTAA
- a CDS encoding carbohydrate ABC transporter permease yields the protein MKAITPTQPKQLSRKAILYSLLTFAGLVSLFPFYWMFVMATQPNHVINQTPPALLPGSELVTNFTNVLGTIDFFGAMMNSLIVSVSVTVGSLFLCSLAGFAFAKLQFKGRDALFVLILITMMIPPQLGLIPSYYIISQLGWLSDLKAIIVPGLINAFGIFWMRQYIKEAIPDELIEAARLDGCSNFRIYWNVVTPAILPAFATLGIIVFMNVWNDFLWPLVVLQDQSTHTLQVALRALSDSYNRDYGMILSGTFWATVPLIIVFLLFNKAFISSLTQGAVKS from the coding sequence ATGAAAGCTATTACACCAACTCAGCCAAAACAACTGTCTAGAAAAGCGATCCTTTATTCCCTTTTGACATTTGCCGGACTGGTATCCCTGTTCCCATTCTACTGGATGTTTGTGATGGCAACACAGCCAAACCATGTCATCAACCAGACTCCGCCTGCATTACTGCCAGGATCGGAGCTGGTCACGAACTTTACGAATGTATTAGGCACCATTGATTTCTTCGGTGCAATGATGAACTCACTGATTGTATCCGTTTCTGTCACAGTGGGAAGTCTGTTTCTCTGTTCACTTGCCGGCTTTGCGTTTGCAAAGCTCCAATTTAAAGGACGCGATGCTTTATTCGTGCTCATTTTGATTACGATGATGATTCCTCCTCAGCTTGGGCTCATTCCGTCGTACTACATCATCAGTCAGCTTGGCTGGTTAAGTGACCTGAAGGCCATCATCGTCCCGGGCTTAATTAATGCTTTTGGTATCTTCTGGATGCGCCAGTACATTAAAGAGGCGATTCCTGATGAACTGATTGAAGCGGCAAGACTTGATGGCTGTTCAAACTTCCGTATTTACTGGAATGTTGTTACACCGGCGATTCTTCCTGCATTTGCAACACTTGGTATCATCGTTTTTATGAACGTATGGAACGACTTCCTGTGGCCGCTTGTTGTACTTCAGGACCAGTCAACTCATACGTTGCAGGTCGCATTACGTGCGTTGAGTGACTCCTATAATCGTGATTATGGTATGATATTATCAGGCACATTCTGGGCTACCGTGCCATTAATCATCGTCTTCCTGCTGTTCAACAAAGCCTTTATCAGCAGCCTTACACAAGGGGCGGTAAAGAGTTGA
- a CDS encoding carbohydrate ABC transporter permease: MVSNSEKYTEKKVKRSMSQEKRNSIAGYLFVSPFFILFAIFGLFPMLFSFYLAFFKWNGLGEMTFNGINNFTIIFNDPIFWKSIYNTVVIGLLGTVPQLIVAFLLAYALNAQALRFKNTFRVAIFMPYVTSIVAVAILFSIIFNSQSFGLVNSILGVFGVDPIVFTQSEWGAKIAIATMIFWRWVGYNTIIYLAGMQSISSDLYEAAKIDGATLSQQLRYITLPMLKPFILFTVFMGTIGSLQIFTEPLIFFGGNLREEGITVVAYLYRDAFENNFFGTASATAIVLFGIIMIFSVLNLLITNRLGRGKARKA; the protein is encoded by the coding sequence ATGGTATCAAACTCTGAGAAATACACCGAGAAAAAAGTAAAACGCTCAATGAGTCAGGAAAAACGCAACAGCATTGCCGGATATTTATTCGTATCACCGTTTTTTATCCTCTTTGCGATTTTTGGTTTGTTTCCAATGCTTTTCAGCTTCTACCTTGCCTTCTTTAAATGGAATGGCCTTGGTGAAATGACCTTCAATGGCATAAACAACTTTACGATTATCTTCAATGATCCTATCTTTTGGAAATCTATTTATAACACAGTCGTGATTGGTCTTTTAGGAACGGTCCCACAGCTGATTGTGGCGTTTCTGCTGGCTTATGCGCTGAATGCACAGGCGCTGCGCTTCAAGAATACTTTCCGTGTTGCGATCTTTATGCCTTATGTAACGTCGATCGTAGCGGTAGCGATTCTATTCAGTATTATTTTTAACAGCCAATCTTTTGGTCTTGTAAACAGTATCTTAGGCGTTTTTGGCGTAGATCCAATCGTCTTCACCCAGTCAGAGTGGGGAGCAAAAATTGCCATTGCCACGATGATTTTCTGGCGCTGGGTAGGTTATAACACAATTATCTATCTTGCCGGAATGCAGAGTATTTCGAGTGATCTTTACGAAGCAGCGAAAATTGATGGTGCAACACTTAGCCAGCAGCTGCGTTACATTACGCTGCCAATGCTGAAGCCATTTATCCTATTTACCGTATTCATGGGAACAATCGGATCACTTCAGATCTTTACAGAGCCGCTGATTTTCTTCGGTGGAAATCTCCGTGAAGAAGGAATTACGGTTGTTGCCTACTTATACCGTGATGCATTTGAGAACAATTTCTTTGGTACAGCATCTGCAACAGCGATCGTACTGTTCGGAATCATCATGATCTTCTCTGTACTGAATCTGTTGATTACAAACCGGCTTGGCCGCGGGAAAGCGAGGAAGGCATAA